In the Magnetospirillum sp. WYHS-4 genome, GCCAAGCCATGCCGTTCCGCGAAGGCCACCGCCTGGTCACGGGTCTCGAATCTCATGCGGACCTGCTGGCGCGTGTCCGACGAACCGGTCCACCCCATCAACGGGTCGATGTCCTTGGCGGCCTCGGGCGCGAACTCCAGGAGCCAACGGCGGCCGTTGGCCTGACCGGACTGCATGGCGTTACGCGACGGCTGGAAGATGCGGGCCTCGATCATGGCAACCTCTCGTTGGCGAAGGATGACAGGGATGTTAGCCTTACCAAGCTTGGCAAACAAGCGTCGGCCGCCTAGCGTCAGGAGAGAAATCGGGCCGTTGACATGCCCCCGACAGAAGCGGGAAACTTAATACCGTCGGCCGGCCCCCTACAGGGGATGTTCGGGCCGGAGAATCGTCAGGACGGGAAGGAACCGAGATGGACGTGTTGGTCCTGGGTGTGGCCCTTGCGATTTGCCTGGCCTACGCGGTGCATGCAGTCAGAAACATGCTCCGCCCCCCTGCATCCGGGCACGGATGCGGAAGCTGTTCGAAGGGCGCCGGTTGCGGAACGTCCAACGTCAAGCCCGGCGCGGAAGGGAAATGCTGATTGGGGTCCGTCCGCCCGTCGCCCAGTTCGTGGGATGAATGACGCCGATGACAAGATCGCCCTCGCTGCTGCCTTTCGTCGCGATTGCGGCCGTTTTCTCAGGTTCTACGGTTGTCACGGCCGAAGAGGTCGGCTGCGTCACGACATCCTTCAGGGTGCTCGGATCCGACAAGATCTGCATCGACTCGTTCAAGGACCCGAAGGTTGACGGCGTCGTCTGCCACGTCAGCCGGGCAAGGACCGGCGGCGTGAAGGGCTCCGTCGGGCTCGCGGAGGATACCTCGGACGCCGCGATCGCCTGCCGCCAAGTCGGTCCTATTGCCATGCG is a window encoding:
- a CDS encoding ETC complex I subunit, yielding MIEARIFQPSRNAMQSGQANGRRWLLEFAPEAAKDIDPLMGWTGSSDTRQQVRMRFETRDQAVAFAERHGLAFRVEEPQARHVRPKNYADKFAWDRVS
- a CDS encoding CreA family protein; this encodes MTRSPSLLPFVAIAAVFSGSTVVTAEEVGCVTTSFRVLGSDKICIDSFKDPKVDGVVCHVSRARTGGVKGSVGLAEDTSDAAIACRQVGPIAMRAEIKDGEDVFKESRSWLFKKLQVVRFHDKPNNTLVYLVYSDKLIDGSPKNSVSTVPIMPWQSK